The following nucleotide sequence is from Campylobacter coli 76339.
AACAAAGCATAAGTCCTGCTTCTTTGGCGTTTAAGTTAGTTTGAAATCTACTTTCCCAAGTATGAGTGGTACAAATTTGTGGAAAAAATTCTTTTGAAGTTTCAAGATTATGATTATAAGAAAAAATTCCTACTTTTTTAAGCTCTTTTAATTGCTCCAAACTTGCCATACCATTACAGGCTATAAGAAGTAAATTAGGCACTTCTTTTTGAACTGCATGTGCTGCTTTGCAAACATATTCGAGTTTTTCATCATCAAGCCCAAGACCTGCTGTAACCAAACAAAAAGCTAAAGCTTCATTTTTCTTAGCTATTTTAGCCTCTAAAACAATTTGTGAAATTTCTTTTTGGCGGTATTTTTGTATATTTGTTTTTACATAAGCACTTTGAGTGCAGTATTTACAATCTTCAGAACAATTCCCACTTGCTATATTTGAAATAGCGCAAAGCATAACTTTCATAATCAATCCTTTATTTCTTTTTTAATTTTGCATTTTAAACATTCTAAAAATGTACCTTTTTTTAACTCTTTTATCACCAAATTTTCTCCACACTCTTCACATTTTTCATCGCTTGGTTTATATTTACTTATAAAATTGCATTTTGGATAAGCGCTACAACCATAAAATTTACCACGCTTTGAAAAACGCTCCACTATCTCACCCTCTTTACAACTTGGACAAGCAATGCCTGTGCTATTTGCTTTAGCCTTGCTAGCACTTACTTCAGCTTCATTCTTGCTTTCATTTTTTAAATTTCTTGAATATTTGCATTTTGGAAAATTTAAACAAGCTACAAATTCTCCAAAGCGCCCTTTTCTAATCGCAAGCTCACCGCCACAATCAGGGCAATTTTCACCTAATTTAGTCACCGTTTTTTGACTTGCGATTTTTGTTTTTCCTTCTTCGATCTTTCTCATAAAAGGATAGTAAAATTCTTTTAAGGTTTCTTGCCAACTCGCCTTATCTTCTGCGATCTCATCTAAAGTATTTTCAAGATTTGAAGTAAATTTGCTATCTACTATATCGCTGAAATTTTTTTCAAGTACTTCAGTTACACTAAAAGCAACTTCACTAGGAATGAGTTGTTTTTTATCGATTTTTACATAATCACGGCTTGTAAGTATAGAAATAGTCGGTGCATAGGTTGAAGGGCGACCTATACCTAAGCTTTCAAGTTTCTTCACAAGTCCAGCTTCAGAGTATCTTGAAGGAGGTTCTGTAAAATGTGAATTCATTTCTAAATTTTGCACTTTTAAATTTTCACTAATTTTAAGATTTGGTAAAATTTTATCCTTATCCATATCACCATAAACTTTATAATACCCATCAAAAAGAATTTTTCTACCGCTTATCTTAAACACTGCCCTGTCGTTTTTTACAAAAACATTTTGAGTTTGAGAGATAGCAGGATTCATCTGACAAGCTAAAAAACGATTGTAGATAAGTGCATAGAGCTTTAATTCGTCTTTATCTAAAAATTTAGCTGCGATTTCTGGAGTAAAATTTAAATTAGTAGGGCGTATAGCTTCGTGAGCTTCTTGTGCGCCTTTAGCTTTTGTAGTATAAACATTTGCTTTGCTTGGAAGATAGTCTTTGCCAAAATTTGACTGTATAAATTTTCTTGCATTTTCAACTGCTTCTTTGGCTAAATTCAAACTATCTGTTCTCATATAGGTAATCACCCCCATCACGCCCTCATGGGTATTTACCCCTTCATAAAGCTTTTGAGCTATCATCATAGTTTTTTTAGGGTTAAATCCCAAACGATTGCTTGCGCTTTGTTGTAGGGTTGAAGTCATAAAAGGTGGAGGTGGAGCGATTTTTCTTTCTTTGCTTTCTATATCACTTATAGCATAATTTTCATTTTTACACGCTTCAAAAACAAGTTTTGCACGATCTTTATTTGTAAGGGTAAGCTTTTCTATCTTTACCTTATCAAATTCAACAAGTTCTGCGTCCAAATCCTTTTGAAACATCATATCTATACTAAAATATTCCAAAGGAACAAAAGCGCGAATTTCTTTCTCACGATCAACGATAATCTTTAAAGCTGCACTTTGAACACGACCCGCGCTTAAACCTCTTTGAATTTTTTGTCCTAATAAAGGACTTAATTTATACCCTACAATACGATCTAATAAACGCCTAGTTTGCTGAGCATTAACAGAATTCATATCAAGTTTTCTAGGATTTTTTAGAGCGTTTTCAATAGCATTTTTAGTAATCTCATGAAAAACAATACGCGGTAAAACATTCTCATCTTTGCCTATAGCTTTGGCAATATGATAAGCTATAGCCTCACCCTCTCTATCCTCATCGGTTGCCAAATAAATCTCTTTTGCTCCCTTTGCTTTTTCCTTAAGTTCTTTAACTAAAGCACTATGATCACTTGTGATTCTATACTCGGGGATAAATTCATCATTTTCTATTTTTATACCAAAACTTGATTTAGGTAGATCCCTTATATGTCCTTTAGAAGCTATGACTTCATATTCTTTGCCTAAAAAATTGCCTATAGTTTTTGCTTTTGCAGGAGATTCCACTATAATCAAATTTTTTTTCATTTATTACTACCTTTGTAAATTTCATCTTCTTGTTATTTAAAATACTATTGATAATTAAATATAAACAATTTCTATAAAAAATTAAAAGCTGAATTTAGCTAAAAATTTTTGAAATTCTACTTATAATTAAAGATATTTTACCCACTACAGATGAAAAAAAGGATGTTAAATTACAAATAGAAGTAACTTTAAATACAAAAGAAAATTTTTGGAGTATAATAAAACTAAAAAAGGATTAAAAATGAAGAAAAAATATTATAAATTTCACCCCGACGATACAAAGCTAGATAAAAAAATGGTTGAAATCACAGAAAAATCAGGTTTTAAAATCGCAGTGTTTTCTATGGCGGCAATGACTATGCTAGGAAGCGTGGTAATCTCATCAGCACTACCTGCAATCAACAGACACTTTGAAGATATTTTAATCCAATCAGGTGCTAGCATAGAAACAAATTTTACTCTGGCGCATCTTGATATTTTGGTGCGTTTGGTATTAACCCTACCTGCTATTTTTGTTGTGATTTTATCTCCTTTTGCAGGAATTTTAATGGATAAACTGGGTAAATTAAAATTTGTTTTTCCTGCTATGATAATTTGGACTTTATCAGGAGTAAGTGGCTTTTTTCTAAATGATATCTACGCCATACTTGCTTCAAGAGCCATTTTTGGTATAGCAACGGCTTTTATAATGACAGGTGCTTCGGCTTTACTAGGGGATTATTATAGCCACGGTGGTTTTAACCGTAGAGAAAATGCTTTAAGTCTTCAAGGCTTTTTTTGTGCGGTAGGTGGTGCAGTATTTATCTCTATAGCGGGTTTTGTTTCAAGTTATTCTTGGCGCTATCCTTTTTTGGTTTATGGGCTTGGAATTTTAATCACCCTCGTAGCGATGGTATATCTTTTTGAGCCAAGAAAATTCAAATTTTATAACCATACAAAGATGGAAGAAAAAACCAATTATTGGAAATTTTTTCCTATTTATTTTATAGGATTTTTTATAATGGTGGTTTATTATATATCCCCTACACAGCTTCCTTATTATATAGAAGAGCATCTAGGCTTAGATCCTAAATTTATAGGAATTTCGATGTCAATTTCTGCACTTTGCTATGGTGTTTTTTCTCTAAGCTATAAGCATATCATGCGTTTTTTAAGTATTAAAATGATTTATGTTGCTACTTTATTTATCGTGGGTTGTTCTTTTTTGATACTCTTTTTGATTGATGATTTTATCGCTGTTTTATTTGCTTTAGCCTTGCTTGGAATGGGTGGAGGTATCATGCTTGTAAATAACACTGCTTATCTTTTTTCAATATGTCCTGAAAATGCACGAGCTAGGGCTTATGGAATTTTAGCTAGTTGTATATTTTTAGGGCAATTTTTAAGCCCGATTATCTCTCAGCCTATAGTAAGACAATTAGGTCTTGTTGATGCTTTTTTGATATGGGCTATTTTAAATTTTGTAGTTTGTATCGTATTTTTATTTTTAAAACAAAGATAAAAATTGCTTTTATATAAAGAAGTTAAAGTACAAGGAGCTATCTCCTTGTACTAGAAGTTTATAAACCTATTGCGCTTAAGGTTTGGTATTTGTTCATATAAATTTGAGCTTCGATTTTTCTCATTGTATCCAATGCAACTTGAACCACAATCAGTACCGAAGTACCTCCAAAATGAAAAGGTACACCCATAAATTTAACCAAAACCCAAGGTAAGGTTGCTACAAGCCCTAAATAAATAGAACCCGATAAAGTAAGACGAGAAGCTACTTCATTAAGATAATTCGCTGTCCCTTCGCCTGGACGAATTCCAGGGATAAAACCCCCTTGTTTTTTAAGATTTTCCGCTATATCTTTAGCATTAAACACTATAGAAGCATAAAAATACGCAAAGAAAATCACAAACAAGAAAGTCAAAACATGAAATAAATAACCATTTGGATTCAAAAAGTCATTGATAGCTTGCAAATACGGATTTGTACTTGTTTGCAAAATAGTCGTAGGAAACATTAAAATTGCACTAGCAAAAATCGGCGGAATAACTCCACTTAAATTGATTTTAATTGGAATATAATTCATAATACGCTTATTTTGATTTTGCATTACTACTTTACGCGAGTAAGAGATAGGAATTCTTCTTTCTCCAAGTTCTACATATATAATCACGCCAATAGTGATTAAAATTAAAGCAAGGATAGCAAAAGCAGTTAAGAAATTCATTTCACCTGAATTAATCTGCCCTACTGTACCCGAAATAGCTCTTGGAATTCCTGAAACAATACCTGCAAAGATAATCAAAGAAATACCATTTCCTATACCTCTTTGCGTGATTTGCTCACCTATCCACATCAAAAGCATAGTTCCTGCAAGCATAGAAATTGCACAAAGCGCAATAAACATATTTAAATTTTCTATCATTATAGCGCCTGCTCCACCTCTTCCGTGTAAGCTTTGAAGCCCTATAGCCACACCGATACTTTGAACTAAAGTGATTACTATAGTTGCATAACGGATAATTTGCATATATTTTTGCATACCATCGCGTTCTTTTTTCATTTTACCGATATTTGGGAAAGTAGCTGCTAAAAGCTCCATGATAATCGAAGCAGTAATATAAGGCATGATACCTAAAGAGATGATAGAAAAGCGTTCTGCCGCCCCACCACTAAAAACATTAAATAAACCCAAAGCATTGTTTTGATTATTGTTAAAAAATTCTGCAATCACATCAGCATTGACGCCAGGAACTGGCACATAAGCCAGAACCCTATAAGCAAACAAGAAAGCTAAGGTGATTAAAATCTTATTCGTCAATGCCTTATTCATTATTTTGATCCGGTGACGCTGATATTCTCGTCTTTAATTTTTGATGCTAAGTCTTTTGCGCTTGCACCGATTAATTTAATTTTAGTAACAGACTTTGAAATTTTATGAACGCTTTTGATGCTTTCAATTGTAATTTCATTAAGTTCTTTTACAGCTGTGATTTTTTCAACATTAATCACATAAGGTTTTGCGATTTTAGAAGTAAAACCAACTTTTGGTAATCTTCTTTGAAGAGGTTGCTGACCTCCTTCAAAACCTCTTTTTTCATTATAACCCTTTCTAGCGGTTTGACCTTTGCCCCCTTTAGTGGCGGTTTTACCCATTCCACTTCCTTGGCCACGGCCTATTCTTTTGGTTTTATGCGTTGATCCCGCTGCTTTTGTCAAATTCATCTTTTTATCCTTTTAGCATTGTTAAAGCTTTGATTGTAGCACGAACCACGTTAGCTGAGTTATTTGAACCTAAAGACTTAGTTAAGATATCTTTAATACCTGCAAGCTCTACGATAGGACGAGTAGAACCACCCGCGATAACTCCCGTACCTTCGCTAGCTGGTTTAAGTAAAATTCTACTTGCGTTGTATTTTACTTCAACATCGTGAGCAATAGTTGATCCTTTGGTTTTTACTTCAACGATATTTTTAAATGCATCATCAACTGCTTTGCGAATAGCATCAGGAACTTCTTTAGCCTTGCCATAACCAACACCTACTAAACCTTTGCGGTTTCCAACAATAACTAAAGCAGTAAATCTAAATCTTCTACCACCTTTAACAACCTTAGTAACTCTGCCGATATCGACGATTACTTCTTCAAATTCTTCTCTATTATATTTTTCCATCGATTTACCCCTTATAGCCTAATACCATTTTCTCTTAAAGATTCAGCTAATGCTGCAATTACTCCGTGATATACATAACCATTTCTATCAAACACAGCTTGTTCTATTTGTTTAGCTTTTAAAACTTTAGCAAATTCAGCAGCGATTTTTTTAGCACCTTCTTTGTTTGCTTTAACGCCAAGTTTGCGTCCATCTACTGCTGCTAAAGTTACAGCTTTAACATCATCAATCGCTTGGATATAAAGAGTTCTATTTGATTTAAAAACAGAAATTCTTGGGAAGTTTTCACATCCTGAAATTTTTGCTCTAATTCTTTTTTTTCTTTTAATTCTTAAAGTTAGTTTTCTTTTTAGTACATTTGCTCTCATTGCCTATCCTTACTTTTTAGATGTCTTACCAGCTTTGCGGATAATGCGTTCATCAGAATACTTAACGCCTTTTCCTTTATATGGCTCAGGTGGTCTAAATTCACGAATTTGAGCAGCAACTTGTCCTACTACTTGTTTATCACTTCCTTTAATGATAATATTGTTTTTATCTACAGTGATTTCAATTCCTTCTGGAATATCATAGTTGATAGGATGTGAAAAACCAAGACTTAATTCTAAAACTTTACCTTTTAAAGCAGCTTTATAACCCACTCCGTTGATTTCAAGAGTTTTTGAAAAACCTTGAGTTAAGCCTACAACGATATTGTAAGCTAAAGCTCTATAAGTTCCCCAATATGCTCTACTTTGTCTATCTTCACCTTTAGGAGAGAAAAGAATGTTATTATCTTTAATCTCAACATTTACATTCGCTTTTGTATCAAGCTCTTTTGCTAAATTTCCTTTTTTAAATTTAAGCAAATTTCCTTCTAATTTAACCTCTACTCCACTAGGGATAGCGATTGGTTGTTTACCTATACGAGACATATTTTTCCTTTTTATTTGTCTAGGATATTTCTACTTTTTTAAAAGAATGGATACCCAATGCCATAAAAAGCAGATTTTTACCAAATGGTACATAAAATTTCGCCGCCAACACCCGCTTTATAAGCTTCATCGTTTGCTAAAACGCCACGACTTGTGCTAACTA
It contains:
- a CDS encoding LSU ribosomal protein L15p (L27Ae), encoding MNLTKAAGSTHKTKRIGRGQGSGMGKTATKGGKGQTARKGYNEKRGFEGGQQPLQRRLPKVGFTSKIAKPYVINVEKITAVKELNEITIESIKSVHKISKSVTKIKLIGASAKDLASKIKDENISVTGSK
- a CDS encoding SSU ribosomal protein S5p (S2e); the encoded protein is MEKYNREEFEEVIVDIGRVTKVVKGGRRFRFTALVIVGNRKGLVGVGYGKAKEVPDAIRKAVDDAFKNIVEVKTKGSTIAHDVEVKYNASRILLKPASEGTGVIAGGSTRPIVELAGIKDILTKSLGSNNSANVVRATIKALTMLKG
- a CDS encoding LSU ribosomal protein L6p (L9e), which translates into the protein MSRIGKQPIAIPSGVEVKLEGNLLKFKKGNLAKELDTKANVNVEIKDNNILFSPKGEDRQSRAYWGTYRALAYNIVVGLTQGFSKTLEINGVGYKAALKGKVLELSLGFSHPINYDIPEGIEITVDKNNIIIKGSDKQVVGQVAAQIREFRPPEPYKGKGVKYSDERIIRKAGKTSKK
- a CDS encoding Putative efflux protein yields the protein MKKKYYKFHPDDTKLDKKMVEITEKSGFKIAVFSMAAMTMLGSVVISSALPAINRHFEDILIQSGASIETNFTLAHLDILVRLVLTLPAIFVVILSPFAGILMDKLGKLKFVFPAMIIWTLSGVSGFFLNDIYAILASRAIFGIATAFIMTGASALLGDYYSHGGFNRRENALSLQGFFCAVGGAVFISIAGFVSSYSWRYPFLVYGLGILITLVAMVYLFEPRKFKFYNHTKMEEKTNYWKFFPIYFIGFFIMVVYYISPTQLPYYIEEHLGLDPKFIGISMSISALCYGVFSLSYKHIMRFLSIKMIYVATLFIVGCSFLILFLIDDFIAVLFALALLGMGGGIMLVNNTAYLFSICPENARARAYGILASCIFLGQFLSPIISQPIVRQLGLVDAFLIWAILNFVVCIVFLFLKQR
- a CDS encoding DNA topoisomerase I; this translates as MKKNLIIVESPAKAKTIGNFLGKEYEVIASKGHIRDLPKSSFGIKIENDEFIPEYRITSDHSALVKELKEKAKGAKEIYLATDEDREGEAIAYHIAKAIGKDENVLPRIVFHEITKNAIENALKNPRKLDMNSVNAQQTRRLLDRIVGYKLSPLLGQKIQRGLSAGRVQSAALKIIVDREKEIRAFVPLEYFSIDMMFQKDLDAELVEFDKVKIEKLTLTNKDRAKLVFEACKNENYAISDIESKERKIAPPPPFMTSTLQQSASNRLGFNPKKTMMIAQKLYEGVNTHEGVMGVITYMRTDSLNLAKEAVENARKFIQSNFGKDYLPSKANVYTTKAKGAQEAHEAIRPTNLNFTPEIAAKFLDKDELKLYALIYNRFLACQMNPAISQTQNVFVKNDRAVFKISGRKILFDGYYKVYGDMDKDKILPNLKISENLKVQNLEMNSHFTEPPSRYSEAGLVKKLESLGIGRPSTYAPTISILTSRDYVKIDKKQLIPSEVAFSVTEVLEKNFSDIVDSKFTSNLENTLDEIAEDKASWQETLKEFYYPFMRKIEEGKTKIASQKTVTKLGENCPDCGGELAIRKGRFGEFVACLNFPKCKYSRNLKNESKNEAEVSASKAKANSTGIACPSCKEGEIVERFSKRGKFYGCSAYPKCNFISKYKPSDEKCEECGENLVIKELKKGTFLECLKCKIKKEIKD
- a CDS encoding LSU ribosomal protein L18p (L5e), whose translation is MRANVLKRKLTLRIKRKKRIRAKISGCENFPRISVFKSNRTLYIQAIDDVKAVTLAAVDGRKLGVKANKEGAKKIAAEFAKVLKAKQIEQAVFDRNGYVYHGVIAALAESLRENGIRL
- a CDS encoding Preprotein translocase secY subunit (TC 3.A.5.1.1); protein product: MNKALTNKILITLAFLFAYRVLAYVPVPGVNADVIAEFFNNNQNNALGLFNVFSGGAAERFSIISLGIMPYITASIIMELLAATFPNIGKMKKERDGMQKYMQIIRYATIVITLVQSIGVAIGLQSLHGRGGAGAIMIENLNMFIALCAISMLAGTMLLMWIGEQITQRGIGNGISLIIFAGIVSGIPRAISGTVGQINSGEMNFLTAFAILALILITIGVIIYVELGERRIPISYSRKVVMQNQNKRIMNYIPIKINLSGVIPPIFASAILMFPTTILQTSTNPYLQAINDFLNPNGYLFHVLTFLFVIFFAYFYASIVFNAKDIAENLKKQGGFIPGIRPGEGTANYLNEVASRLTLSGSIYLGLVATLPWVLVKFMGVPFHFGGTSVLIVVQVALDTMRKIEAQIYMNKYQTLSAIGL
- a CDS encoding Biotin synthase, whose translation is MKVMLCAISNIASGNCSEDCKYCTQSAYVKTNIQKYRQKEISQIVLEAKIAKKNEALAFCLVTAGLGLDDEKLEYVCKAAHAVQKEVPNLLLIACNGMASLEQLKELKKVGIFSYNHNLETSKEFFPQICTTHTWESRFQTNLNAKEAGLMLCCGGIYGMGESEEDRISLRKSLQELQPFSTPINFFIANENLKLQVPKLSADEALKIISDTKEALPNTVVMAAGGREVVLQERQYEIFKAGASAIVIGDYLTTKGEEPSRDIVKLKEMGFTFASECH